In Leptodactylus fuscus isolate aLepFus1 chromosome 2, aLepFus1.hap2, whole genome shotgun sequence, one genomic interval encodes:
- the LOC142196158 gene encoding uncharacterized protein LOC142196158, producing MHPCEQHVIRTDFQPQVNNEDSRPKSTSRDINNKPAASSKLLFNILKTYQKYSGPGQLCQIVVKVEFTLRENAGKVHFLKICSSEVQRIPIQLIKRRQYGYTHSYCYYTRRRYGYTHNYCYCTRRRYGYTHSYCYCARRWYGYTCSYCYLARRQYGYTHSYCYCTRRRYGYTHSYCYCARKWYGYTHSYCYCARRRYRYTHSDCYCTRRQYGYTHSYCYCARRWYGYAHYCYCTRRWYGYTYSYCYCARRQYGYTHSYCYCTRRQYGYTYSYCYCARRWYGYTCSYCYLARRQYGYTYSYCYCTRRRYRDTHSYCYCARRQYGYTHSYCYCTRRRYGYKHSYCYCARKWYGYTHSYCYCARRRYRYTHSNCYCTRRQYGYTHSYCYCARRWYGYAQLLLLY from the exons ATGCATCCATGTGAGCAACAcgtgataagaacagattttcaGCCTCAAGTAAATAATGAAGATTCTCGTCCAAAGTCTACAAGCAGAGATAT CAATAATAAGCCAGCTGCTTCTTCCAAGCTTCTTTTCAACATCCTAAAGACA TATCAAAAAtattcaggtcctggacaactgTGCCAGATTGTTGTTAAAGTAGAGtttactctaagg GAAAATGCTGGCAAGGTGCATTTTTTGAAGATTTGCTCATCTGAAGTCCAGAGGATTCCAATACAACTAATAAAAAG gagacagtatgggtacacacacagttactgttactacactaggagacggtatgggtacacacacaattattgttactgcactaggagacgatatgggtatacacacagttattgttactgtgctaggagatggtatgggtacacatgcagttattgttacttggctaggagacagtatgggtacacacacagttattgttactgcactaggagacggtatgggtacacacacagttattgttactgtgctaggaaatGGTATggatacacacacagttattgttactgtgctaggagacggtataggtacacacacagtgattgttactgtactaggagacagtatgggtacacacacagttattgttactgtgctaggagatggtatgggtacgcaca ttattgttactgcactaggagatggtatgggtacacatacagttattgttactgtgctaggagacagtatgggtacacacacagttattgttactgtactaggagacagtatgggtacacatacagttattgttactgtgctaggagatggtatgggtacacatgcagttattgttacttggctaggagacagtatgggtacacatacagttattgttactgcactaggagacggtatagggacacacacagttattgttactgtgctaggagacagtatgggtacacacacagttattgttactgcactaggagacggtatgggtacaaacacagttattgttactgtgctaggaaatGGTATggatacacacacagttattgttactgtgctaggagacggtataggtACACACACAgtaattgttactgtactaggagacagtatgggtacacacacagttattgttactgtgctaggagatggtatgggtacgcacagttattgttactgtactag